A genomic window from Blastococcus saxobsidens DD2 includes:
- a CDS encoding alpha/beta fold hydrolase encodes MVSVNGTELYVQDVGPRDAPALVFCHSLFFNADMFAAQVGRFSGEYRVVTYDNRGQGRSAAAPVDQLDMDTLADDAAALIETLGLAPCHFIGNSMGGFVALRLAARRPELLRSAVALGSSGDEEGKKAEFGPLVEHMQGHGARDVIDTLMYIMFGDTSLAERPDLTGPWREYMVDLGPSIGDAAHGVVYRTAVREELAGTSVPVLAIAGAEDHAYEVPLSEGIAATAPNGRCVVVQGVGHSVALEAADEVNRILAEHVASVDSGVPSRT; translated from the coding sequence ATGGTCTCCGTGAACGGCACCGAGCTCTACGTCCAGGACGTCGGTCCGCGCGACGCGCCCGCCCTCGTCTTCTGCCATTCACTGTTCTTCAACGCCGACATGTTCGCCGCCCAGGTCGGGCGCTTCTCCGGTGAGTACCGAGTGGTCACCTACGACAACCGGGGCCAGGGGCGGAGCGCCGCGGCACCGGTCGACCAGCTGGACATGGACACGTTGGCCGACGACGCCGCCGCTCTGATCGAGACCCTCGGCCTCGCGCCCTGCCACTTCATCGGCAACTCGATGGGCGGCTTCGTCGCCCTGCGCCTGGCTGCGCGACGTCCCGAGCTGCTCCGGTCGGCGGTCGCACTGGGGTCCTCCGGCGACGAGGAGGGCAAGAAGGCCGAGTTCGGTCCGCTCGTCGAGCACATGCAGGGACATGGGGCGCGCGACGTCATCGACACGTTGATGTACATCATGTTCGGCGACACCAGCCTGGCGGAGCGTCCGGACCTGACCGGGCCGTGGCGCGAGTACATGGTGGATCTCGGTCCGTCCATCGGCGACGCCGCCCACGGAGTCGTCTACCGCACCGCCGTGCGGGAGGAACTCGCCGGGACGTCGGTGCCGGTGCTCGCCATCGCCGGCGCGGAAGACCACGCCTACGAGGTGCCGCTGTCGGAAGGGATCGCCGCCACCGCGCCGAACGGACGCTGCGTCGTGGTCCAGGGGGTCGGCCACTCCGTCGCCCTCGAGGCGGCCGACGAGGTCAACCGGATCCTCGCCGAGCACGTCGCGAGCGTGGATTCGGGAGTGCCCAGCCGCACCTGA
- a CDS encoding flavin-containing monooxygenase, protein MTVTEQRTAPERRDDPSHPQHVDVLIVGAGVSGIGAAHHLQERFPEKSFLLLDAQDDRGGTWWTHRYPGVRSDSDLFTYGYRFKPWRGPSIAAGEEILNYLDEVIAEDDLASRIRYQHRVTAASWSSEDRRWTVQVTRVDTGEDLRFTTDFLWMCQGYYNHAQPYQPRWEGMDRFEGQVLHPQQWPDDLDLTGKRVVVIGSGSTAATLIPAIAQQAAHVTMLQRSPSYFLAPPLTHELAVTLRQLEIPEEWTHEILRRAYTAQFNELARLAHEAPDELHAFLMESMKPLLPEDFDVDKHFTPRYRPWQQRIAIVPEGDLFAALREGKASIVTDTIETFTEKGIRVSSGEELEADVVVTATGFNLSVLGDVAFTVDGAAVDFTERVTWRGLMISGVPNMAYVFGYFRHSWTLRVDLVSDLVIRLMETMQLKDATMVVPTLRDEDAGMQLRPWSDPEDFNAGYVMRSQHVLFKQGDREPWTHMLEHGAEMEILPKADLEDGSLLYR, encoded by the coding sequence ATGACCGTGACCGAGCAGCGCACCGCCCCGGAGCGACGCGACGACCCGTCCCACCCGCAGCACGTCGACGTCCTCATCGTCGGGGCCGGCGTCTCCGGTATCGGCGCCGCACACCACCTGCAGGAGCGCTTTCCGGAGAAGTCGTTCCTGCTCCTCGACGCGCAGGACGACCGCGGCGGCACGTGGTGGACCCACAGGTACCCAGGCGTGCGGTCCGACAGCGACCTGTTCACCTACGGCTACCGCTTCAAGCCCTGGCGCGGTCCCTCCATCGCGGCCGGCGAGGAGATCCTCAACTACCTGGACGAGGTCATCGCCGAGGACGACCTGGCGTCGCGCATCCGCTACCAGCACCGGGTGACCGCAGCCAGCTGGTCGAGCGAGGACCGGCGGTGGACGGTGCAGGTCACCCGGGTGGACACCGGCGAGGACCTCCGGTTCACCACCGACTTCCTCTGGATGTGCCAGGGCTACTACAACCACGCCCAGCCCTACCAGCCACGCTGGGAGGGCATGGACCGCTTCGAGGGGCAGGTCCTGCACCCGCAGCAGTGGCCCGACGACCTGGACCTCACCGGGAAGCGCGTCGTCGTCATCGGTTCGGGCTCCACCGCTGCGACGCTGATCCCGGCCATCGCCCAGCAGGCGGCGCACGTGACCATGCTGCAGCGCTCGCCGTCCTACTTCCTCGCCCCGCCGCTCACGCACGAGCTCGCGGTGACGCTGCGCCAGCTGGAGATCCCCGAGGAGTGGACCCACGAGATCCTCCGCCGCGCCTACACCGCCCAGTTCAACGAGCTGGCCCGGCTGGCGCACGAGGCGCCGGACGAGCTGCACGCGTTCCTCATGGAGTCCATGAAGCCGCTGCTCCCCGAGGACTTCGACGTCGACAAGCACTTCACCCCCCGCTACCGCCCGTGGCAGCAGCGCATCGCGATCGTCCCGGAAGGCGACCTCTTCGCGGCGCTCCGGGAAGGCAAGGCCTCGATCGTCACCGACACCATCGAGACCTTCACCGAGAAGGGGATCCGGGTCAGCTCCGGGGAGGAGCTCGAGGCCGACGTCGTCGTCACCGCCACGGGCTTCAACCTGTCGGTCCTCGGGGACGTCGCCTTCACCGTGGACGGCGCGGCGGTGGACTTCACCGAACGCGTCACGTGGCGCGGCCTGATGATCAGCGGGGTCCCCAACATGGCCTACGTCTTCGGCTACTTCCGGCACAGCTGGACGCTGCGCGTGGACCTGGTCAGCGACCTCGTGATCCGGTTGATGGAGACCATGCAGCTCAAGGACGCGACCATGGTCGTCCCGACGCTGCGCGACGAGGACGCCGGCATGCAGCTGCGCCCGTGGTCGGACCCGGAGGACTTCAACGCCGGCTACGTCATGCGCTCCCAGCACGTGCTGTTCAAGCAGGGCGACCGCGAGCCGTGGACGCACATGCTCGAGCACGGGGCCGAGATGGAGATCCTGCCGAAGGCCGACCTCGAGGACGGTTCGCTCCTCTACCGGTGA
- a CDS encoding alpha/beta fold hydrolase, with protein sequence MPQTAVRTGVTLNYEVSGEGDPLLLIMGTSGSIPLWGEIVPRLAERYRVIAYDNRGLGGSERGNGPISVASLAEDASALLEALDVPRAHVMGWSLGSAILQELALAHPEQVATAVMYASWGRCDGFQRSVLAALRHPYATRDMEAALAAAGIAFSPQLLDHPDFEQMLEPMLPAFPQTEDQMQVTVEQWDADLAHDTLDRLGGITAPTLVIVGEQDLLTPPWQAKKVADAVPGARFELLTGPGSSHGVHVERPEDVVRIVTGFLSEHTLLQSS encoded by the coding sequence ATGCCGCAGACGGCCGTCCGGACCGGAGTCACGCTGAACTACGAGGTGAGCGGCGAGGGCGATCCGCTGCTGCTCATCATGGGGACGTCGGGATCGATCCCGCTCTGGGGCGAGATCGTCCCCCGGCTGGCCGAGCGGTACCGGGTGATCGCCTACGACAACCGGGGGTTGGGTGGCAGCGAGCGCGGAAACGGGCCGATCTCCGTGGCCTCCCTGGCCGAGGACGCGTCGGCACTGCTCGAGGCGCTCGACGTCCCTCGCGCGCACGTCATGGGCTGGTCGCTCGGCTCCGCGATCCTGCAGGAGCTGGCCCTGGCCCACCCGGAGCAGGTCGCCACCGCGGTCATGTACGCCAGCTGGGGCCGGTGCGACGGTTTCCAGCGGTCCGTCCTCGCCGCGCTGCGGCACCCCTACGCCACGAGGGACATGGAGGCGGCGCTGGCCGCGGCCGGCATCGCCTTCTCACCGCAGCTGCTCGACCACCCGGACTTCGAGCAGATGCTGGAGCCGATGCTGCCGGCGTTCCCGCAGACCGAGGACCAGATGCAGGTCACCGTCGAGCAGTGGGACGCCGATCTGGCGCACGACACCCTCGACCGGCTCGGCGGGATCACCGCCCCCACCCTGGTGATCGTGGGCGAGCAGGATCTGCTGACGCCGCCCTGGCAGGCGAAGAAGGTCGCGGACGCAGTCCCGGGGGCGCGCTTCGAGCTGCTGACCGGACCGGGATCGAGCCACGGCGTGCACGTCGAGCGCCCCGAGGACGTGGTGCGCATCGTGACCGGCTTCCTGAGCGAGCACACCCTGCTGCAGTCGAGCTGA
- a CDS encoding FAD-binding oxidoreductase gives MVMSALDTLAERVSGPLVRPGDEDYEDARHVYNAMIDAHPAAVVRCTNTADVVATVRYAADTGSPLAVRGGGHSVPGFGTADDAIVADLSAMQAVDVDDDVRTATAGGGTTWGRFNDVTAAHGLATTGGIISTTGVGGLTLGGGIGYLCRGYGLSCDNLLSAEVVTADGSVVTASDSEHPDLFWALRGGGGNFGAVTRFTYRLHPVTTVYGGPMFFELSDGAAILTHFREFIRTAPREYGGFPAFQIAPPLPFVPENRAGEPFVALVSCWTGSPAEGERILDGFRQVARPVAEHIGEMPYAALNSAFDGLVPPGLQHYWKAAFVRELTDEAITAHMAHGPKVPTVNSTVHLYPINGAVHDVAGDATAFGHRDASFAPVIAGMWPDPADNERNTAWVRDYYAAIAPHSEAGGYVNFASADDQSRAGANYGSNHARLREVKRRYDPGNLFHLNQNIEP, from the coding sequence ATGGTCATGTCAGCACTCGACACCCTCGCCGAGCGGGTGAGCGGGCCTCTGGTCCGCCCCGGGGACGAGGACTACGAGGACGCCCGGCACGTCTACAACGCCATGATCGACGCGCACCCGGCGGCGGTGGTCCGGTGCACGAACACGGCCGATGTGGTGGCCACCGTCCGGTACGCCGCCGACACCGGCAGTCCGCTGGCCGTGCGCGGCGGCGGGCACAGCGTGCCGGGTTTCGGCACGGCGGACGACGCGATCGTGGCCGACCTGTCGGCCATGCAGGCGGTGGACGTCGACGACGACGTCCGTACGGCCACGGCCGGGGGAGGGACCACGTGGGGGCGCTTCAACGACGTCACCGCCGCCCACGGCCTGGCCACGACCGGCGGCATCATCTCCACCACCGGCGTCGGGGGCCTGACCCTCGGCGGTGGCATCGGGTACCTCTGCCGCGGCTACGGGCTCTCCTGCGACAACCTGCTGTCGGCCGAGGTGGTGACCGCCGACGGGTCGGTCGTGACCGCGAGCGATTCCGAGCATCCGGACCTGTTCTGGGCGCTGCGGGGCGGTGGCGGCAACTTCGGTGCGGTCACCCGGTTCACCTACCGGCTGCACCCGGTGACCACCGTCTACGGCGGCCCGATGTTCTTCGAGCTGTCCGACGGCGCGGCGATCCTCACGCACTTCCGGGAGTTCATCCGGACGGCGCCGCGCGAGTACGGGGGCTTCCCGGCCTTCCAGATCGCACCCCCGCTGCCGTTCGTGCCGGAGAACCGGGCCGGGGAGCCGTTCGTGGCCCTGGTGTCCTGCTGGACGGGCAGCCCCGCCGAGGGCGAGCGCATCCTCGACGGCTTCCGGCAGGTGGCCCGCCCGGTCGCCGAGCACATCGGCGAGATGCCGTACGCGGCGCTCAACAGCGCGTTCGACGGCCTGGTACCGCCGGGGCTGCAGCACTACTGGAAGGCCGCCTTCGTGCGCGAGCTGACCGACGAGGCGATCACCGCGCACATGGCGCACGGGCCGAAGGTGCCCACCGTCAACTCCACGGTGCACCTCTACCCGATCAACGGCGCCGTCCACGACGTCGCGGGCGACGCCACGGCGTTCGGGCACCGCGACGCGTCGTTCGCGCCGGTGATCGCCGGGATGTGGCCGGACCCGGCCGACAACGAGCGGAACACCGCGTGGGTCCGCGACTACTACGCAGCGATCGCCCCGCACTCGGAGGCGGGCGGCTACGTCAACTTCGCGTCGGCCGACGACCAGTCGCGGGCCGGCGCCAACTACGGCAGCAACCACGCCCGGCTGCGGGAGGTGAAGCGACGCTACGACCCCGGCAACCTGTTCCACCTGAACCAGAACATCGAGCCCTGA
- a CDS encoding helix-turn-helix transcriptional regulator, whose translation MSGWAPPPLPARWSSPARPSFVGRWAELATFEEVWSAVLAGSRQVVFVGGEPGAGKSRLLAEVATAVHRHGAAVLVGTCAAEFGPPYQPFGQPLEALIGARGDTAQDERLSTLAGRGSPEDADGPSHEHRRALYDAAVDALCAIAARQPLVLALEDLHWAGPSSLQLLAHLVERTADCPMLLLGTHRTTAPDRSPELVRAVAQLYRLDGVRRLDLAGLAAEDIAEYLVQEGHLSPRAARSAATVLRDQTGGNPFFLRELWRDHSARGGADLIGRQAPASVRDTILARLERLTLPGRQTAELAAVVGEDVDVATVLAAAQWGRETTLAGLDEAVAFGLLEPVPPSDDVLRFPHALSRQAVLDLMPASRRLQLHAEVAQAVESTVPASERRTQQLAFHYAQAQALGHAGRAVRYLTDAARSAARSLAHEDATRWFEQAAALSEDDAERSRLVLSAAGSHLLAGDFARARALAEQVAIGAGGSAERLAGAIAYEDASWRPGLPGHRAVQLLTDALAGTHPDPADPRYVRGLASLGRAMAFTGATEEAGALGRRAVDLAREHGDDELLAHALQASLWNGLRPKDAPDKLARAGELSRLADRTGALGHLGPAAYYRGVIAYLQGEPVALAQAHDDLVRMARGTGQAFFDYMAGCVSYARQFTAGDFATAHRTCGALLDLGTSFGSDDTEGPCAVQSYMIRRERGVVGHVRGLVTGDERPEEHWAPGLLALYTELELAGPAARLLAWLLDGRLAGFEDSAQWPCVLAYAVEAALFLEDEAAARALRPMMAEYAGTNLVAGQFVAVFGSADRYLGALDSLLGDPAEEELAAALEMDARMGSPLHQAHTLVAQVVHGRRAGADAQVLDDLAGQARRLAELLDLRRVLRLLEGPVLRLPSPRGPAGLTARETEVLQLLGEGLLNREIAGRLVISENTAANHVRSILAKTGSGNRTQAAMFAAAHGLLE comes from the coding sequence GTGTCCGGCTGGGCGCCACCACCGCTGCCGGCGCGCTGGTCGTCGCCCGCGCGTCCGTCCTTCGTCGGCCGGTGGGCGGAGCTGGCCACCTTCGAGGAGGTCTGGTCGGCCGTCCTCGCCGGGAGCCGGCAGGTCGTCTTCGTCGGCGGTGAGCCGGGGGCCGGCAAGTCCCGGCTGCTGGCCGAGGTCGCGACGGCGGTGCACCGGCACGGTGCCGCCGTCCTGGTCGGGACCTGCGCCGCCGAGTTCGGGCCGCCCTACCAGCCCTTCGGGCAGCCGCTCGAGGCGCTGATCGGCGCCCGGGGCGACACCGCCCAGGACGAGCGGCTGTCCACCCTCGCGGGGCGGGGCTCGCCGGAGGACGCCGACGGGCCCTCGCACGAGCACCGCCGGGCGCTGTACGACGCGGCGGTCGACGCGCTCTGCGCGATCGCCGCTCGGCAGCCGCTCGTCCTCGCGCTGGAGGACCTGCACTGGGCAGGGCCGTCCTCGCTGCAGCTGCTCGCGCACCTCGTGGAGCGGACCGCGGACTGCCCGATGCTGCTGCTCGGCACCCACCGCACCACGGCGCCGGACCGGTCACCGGAGCTCGTCCGCGCCGTGGCGCAGCTGTACCGGCTCGACGGGGTGCGCCGCCTGGACCTGGCCGGCCTGGCCGCCGAGGACATTGCCGAGTACCTGGTCCAGGAGGGACACCTCTCCCCACGCGCAGCGCGCAGCGCCGCCACGGTGCTGCGGGACCAGACCGGCGGCAACCCCTTCTTCCTGCGTGAGCTGTGGCGCGACCACTCGGCGCGGGGCGGGGCGGACCTCATCGGGCGGCAGGCACCGGCGTCGGTCCGCGACACGATCCTCGCCCGGCTGGAACGCCTCACCCTGCCCGGGCGCCAGACCGCCGAGCTGGCCGCCGTCGTGGGCGAGGACGTCGACGTCGCGACGGTGCTCGCCGCGGCGCAGTGGGGCCGGGAGACCACTCTTGCCGGCCTGGACGAGGCCGTCGCCTTCGGTCTGCTCGAGCCCGTGCCGCCGTCGGACGACGTGCTGCGCTTCCCGCACGCCCTGTCCCGGCAGGCCGTCCTGGACCTCATGCCGGCCTCCCGCCGCCTGCAGCTGCACGCGGAGGTCGCGCAGGCGGTCGAGTCGACGGTGCCCGCGTCCGAGCGGCGAACCCAGCAACTGGCCTTCCACTACGCGCAGGCGCAGGCCCTCGGCCACGCGGGCAGAGCGGTGCGGTACCTGACCGACGCCGCCCGGTCCGCGGCGCGGAGCCTCGCCCACGAGGACGCCACGCGATGGTTCGAACAGGCCGCCGCCCTCAGCGAGGACGACGCCGAACGAAGCCGGCTGGTGCTCTCGGCGGCGGGCAGTCACCTGCTCGCCGGCGACTTCGCCCGCGCTCGGGCGCTCGCCGAGCAGGTGGCGATCGGCGCCGGCGGATCTGCCGAACGGCTGGCCGGCGCCATCGCCTACGAGGACGCGTCCTGGCGCCCCGGGCTCCCCGGGCACAGGGCGGTGCAGCTGCTCACCGACGCCCTGGCGGGGACCCACCCGGACCCGGCCGATCCCCGCTACGTCCGGGGCCTGGCCAGCCTCGGCCGGGCCATGGCCTTCACCGGTGCCACGGAGGAGGCCGGGGCCCTGGGCCGCCGGGCGGTCGACCTGGCCCGGGAACACGGGGACGACGAACTGCTCGCCCACGCCCTGCAGGCCAGTCTCTGGAACGGCCTGCGCCCGAAGGACGCGCCGGACAAGCTCGCCCGAGCCGGGGAGCTGTCCCGGCTGGCCGACCGGACGGGGGCGCTGGGGCATCTCGGCCCCGCCGCCTACTACCGCGGCGTCATCGCCTATCTGCAGGGTGAGCCGGTCGCCCTCGCGCAGGCCCATGACGACCTGGTCCGGATGGCCCGCGGCACGGGGCAGGCGTTCTTCGACTACATGGCCGGCTGCGTGAGCTACGCCCGGCAGTTCACCGCCGGGGACTTCGCCACGGCGCACCGCACCTGCGGGGCCCTGCTGGACCTGGGCACGTCCTTCGGCAGCGACGACACCGAAGGGCCGTGCGCGGTGCAGAGCTACATGATCCGGCGGGAACGCGGGGTGGTCGGGCACGTCCGGGGTCTGGTCACCGGCGACGAGCGACCCGAGGAGCACTGGGCGCCGGGTCTGCTCGCCCTCTACACCGAGCTGGAACTGGCCGGGCCGGCCGCGCGGCTGCTGGCCTGGCTGCTCGACGGCCGCCTGGCGGGTTTCGAGGACTCGGCGCAGTGGCCGTGCGTCCTGGCGTACGCCGTCGAGGCGGCGCTGTTCCTCGAGGATGAGGCGGCCGCCCGGGCGCTGCGCCCGATGATGGCCGAGTACGCCGGCACCAACCTGGTGGCCGGTCAGTTCGTCGCCGTGTTCGGCAGCGCCGATCGGTACCTCGGGGCCCTCGACTCACTGCTGGGCGACCCCGCGGAGGAGGAACTGGCCGCGGCCCTGGAGATGGACGCCCGGATGGGCTCGCCCCTGCACCAGGCCCACACCCTGGTGGCACAGGTGGTCCACGGCCGACGGGCGGGTGCCGACGCCCAGGTGCTGGACGACCTGGCCGGACAGGCTCGCCGGCTGGCTGAATTACTCGACCTCCGGCGCGTCCTTCGGCTCCTCGAGGGGCCGGTGCTGCGGCTCCCGTCGCCCCGGGGTCCCGCCGGCCTGACCGCTCGGGAGACCGAGGTGCTGCAACTGCTCGGCGAGGGGCTGCTGAACCGGGAGATCGCCGGGCGCCTGGTCATCAGCGAGAACACCGCCGCCAACCACGTGCGCAGCATCCTGGCCAAGACCGGGTCCGGGAACCGGACCCAGGCCGCGATGTTCGCCGCGGCTCACGGACTGCTGGAGTAG
- a CDS encoding nickel-binding protein has translation MIERRYADDLELTADDADGVNRINSDESVQWLYSFLSADKRKTYCLYEAPSAEAIRRAAARAGLPADVIVEMTGTLRPDGSLTPM, from the coding sequence ATGATCGAACGCCGATACGCCGACGACCTCGAACTCACGGCTGACGACGCGGACGGCGTCAACCGGATCAACTCCGACGAAAGCGTGCAGTGGCTCTACTCGTTCCTGTCCGCCGACAAGCGCAAGACGTACTGCCTCTACGAGGCGCCCTCGGCCGAAGCGATCCGCCGCGCCGCAGCCCGCGCCGGACTGCCCGCCGACGTCATCGTCGAGATGACCGGGACGCTCCGCCCGGACGGCTCGCTGACCCCTATGTGA
- a CDS encoding SAM-dependent methyltransferase, whose protein sequence is MEHPHPRRFLQDRACGRGDEVRFIEGDVTHLRRDEVGETDFFLDVGCFHGLTDAQRAAMGERLTAVATREATLLVLAFRPGRRPLLPRGASRTDVGSTFPGWAVTDEEPADVTGMPGPLKRTAPRWYRLRRTSPTRPATAGP, encoded by the coding sequence GTGGAGCATCCCCATCCGCGCCGCTTCCTCCAGGATCGGGCCTGCGGTCGCGGGGACGAGGTGCGGTTCATCGAGGGGGACGTCACCCACCTGCGACGGGACGAGGTGGGCGAGACCGACTTCTTCCTCGACGTCGGGTGCTTCCACGGCCTGACGGACGCCCAGCGGGCGGCGATGGGGGAGAGGCTCACCGCCGTCGCGACGCGGGAGGCCACGCTGCTGGTCCTCGCCTTCCGACCCGGACGGCGCCCGCTCCTGCCCCGCGGCGCCAGCCGTACGGACGTCGGGTCGACCTTTCCCGGCTGGGCGGTCACCGATGAGGAGCCCGCCGACGTGACCGGGATGCCCGGCCCGCTCAAGCGGACCGCGCCGCGCTGGTACCGCCTGCGGCGCACGTCACCGACGCGGCCGGCGACTGCTGGGCCATGA
- a CDS encoding flavin-containing monooxygenase, translated as MTQTLDTTTQAPAQRAERWLADFDDALRARDVERAAGMFATTSFWRDLIAFTWNITTVENPAGVTDLLTATLERTDPSSFALAEPPEEADGVTTGWFTFETAVGRGRGLLRLVEEDGAPKAWTFLTTVHELKGFEEPRGPARPMGAVHGADKHRRTWLERRQQEEAELGVGIHPEVLVIGGGQGGIALGARLRQLGVPALVVDKHPRPGDQWRGRYKSLCLHDPVWYDHLPYLKFPDNWPVFAPKDKIGDWLESYVRVMEVPYWGSTTATSAAFDPELGEWKVEVEREGTPLTLRPKQLVLATGMSGKPSIPVIPGQEVFRGDQQHSSAHPGPDAYAGKRVVVIGSNNSAFDICGALWEHDADVTMVQRSSTHIVKSDSLMEIGLGALYSEEAVAAGVTTEKADLIFASLPYRIMHEFQIPLYEQMKQKDAAFYDRLEKAGFWLDWGDDGSGLFMKYLRRGSGYYIDVGAAELVADGQVKLVHGQVVRLTEDAVVLDDGTELPADLVVYATGYGSMNGWAADLISQEVADRIGKVWGLGSDTTKDPGPWEGEQRNMWKPTQQEALWFHGGNLHQSRHYSLYLALQLKARYEEVSTPVYRLQEVHHLA; from the coding sequence ATGACGCAGACCCTCGACACGACCACGCAGGCCCCGGCGCAGCGGGCGGAGCGCTGGCTCGCCGACTTCGACGACGCGCTGCGCGCCCGCGACGTCGAGCGCGCGGCCGGGATGTTCGCCACCACCAGCTTCTGGCGCGACCTCATCGCCTTCACCTGGAACATCACGACCGTCGAGAACCCGGCCGGGGTGACCGACCTGCTGACCGCGACGCTCGAGCGCACCGATCCGTCGTCCTTCGCTCTGGCGGAGCCGCCCGAGGAGGCCGACGGCGTCACCACCGGGTGGTTCACCTTCGAGACCGCCGTGGGGCGCGGCCGGGGCCTGCTGCGGCTCGTCGAGGAGGACGGCGCGCCGAAGGCGTGGACGTTCCTCACCACGGTGCACGAGCTGAAGGGGTTCGAGGAGCCGCGCGGGCCGGCCCGGCCGATGGGTGCCGTGCACGGCGCCGACAAGCACCGCCGCACCTGGCTGGAACGACGGCAGCAGGAGGAGGCCGAGCTCGGCGTCGGCATCCACCCCGAGGTGCTCGTCATCGGCGGCGGGCAGGGCGGCATCGCGCTCGGGGCCCGGCTGCGCCAGCTCGGCGTCCCGGCCCTCGTCGTCGACAAGCACCCCCGGCCGGGCGACCAGTGGCGCGGGCGGTACAAGTCCCTCTGCCTGCACGACCCGGTCTGGTACGACCACCTGCCGTACCTGAAGTTCCCGGACAACTGGCCGGTGTTCGCCCCCAAGGACAAGATCGGTGACTGGCTCGAGTCCTACGTGCGGGTCATGGAGGTGCCCTACTGGGGCAGCACCACCGCGACCTCGGCCGCCTTCGACCCCGAGCTCGGCGAGTGGAAGGTGGAGGTGGAGCGGGAAGGCACGCCGCTCACCCTGCGCCCGAAGCAGCTGGTCCTGGCGACCGGGATGTCCGGCAAGCCGAGCATCCCGGTCATCCCCGGGCAGGAGGTGTTCCGCGGTGACCAGCAGCACTCCTCGGCGCACCCGGGCCCAGACGCCTACGCGGGCAAGCGGGTCGTCGTCATCGGCAGCAACAACTCCGCCTTCGACATCTGCGGGGCGCTGTGGGAACACGACGCCGACGTCACCATGGTGCAGCGCTCCTCGACCCACATCGTCAAGAGCGACAGCCTCATGGAGATCGGGCTGGGCGCCCTGTACTCGGAGGAGGCGGTGGCCGCCGGGGTGACGACGGAGAAGGCGGACCTGATCTTCGCCTCGCTGCCGTACCGGATCATGCACGAGTTCCAGATCCCGCTGTACGAGCAGATGAAGCAGAAGGATGCCGCCTTCTACGACCGCCTGGAGAAGGCCGGCTTCTGGCTCGACTGGGGCGACGACGGCTCCGGACTGTTCATGAAGTACCTGCGCCGCGGCTCGGGCTACTACATCGACGTCGGCGCAGCGGAGCTCGTGGCCGACGGCCAGGTGAAGCTCGTGCACGGCCAGGTGGTGCGCCTCACCGAGGACGCCGTCGTCCTGGACGACGGCACCGAGCTGCCGGCCGACCTGGTGGTGTACGCGACCGGCTACGGGTCGATGAACGGCTGGGCCGCGGACCTGATCAGCCAGGAGGTGGCGGACAGGATCGGCAAGGTGTGGGGCCTCGGCTCCGACACCACGAAGGACCCGGGGCCGTGGGAGGGGGAGCAGCGCAACATGTGGAAGCCCACTCAGCAGGAGGCGCTGTGGTTCCACGGCGGCAACCTGCACCAGTCACGTCACTACTCGCTCTACCTCGCGCTGCAGCTCAAGGCCCGGTACGAGGAGGTGTCGACCCCGGTGTACCGCCTCCAGGAGGTGCACCACCTGGCGTGA